CTACATCATTACTGAAATTAGTTCCGATTCCGAAAGACATTTTTATTTTATCTCTACAGAAATCGGCAATCACTTTGACTTTATCAAAATTTAAAGAATCTGAAAAAACAATGATTTTCGACTTAGGATCGATTCCCATTTGTTCATAATGAGCAATTGTTTTTTTAGCAAATTCGATAGGATCGCCGCTATCATGACGAACACCATCAAAAAGTTTGGAATATTTTTTATTAAATTGTTCAAAAAACACATCCGTAGTATAAGTGTCAGTCAATGCAATTCCGAGGTCCCCCACATAAACTTTAGTCCAATTTTCAAGGCTAATCGCATTAGCAACTTTAAATCCATATTGCGAAGCATGAAACATAAACCATTCATGAGCGTGAGTTCCTGATGGTTTTCGATTTTGTAACATTGCCAAATGTACATTGCTTGTTCCTAAAAAACTGTTTGAACCAAAAACATCCAAGGTTTCATTTACTAAACGATGAACTTTATATGAATGACGACGACGAGTTCCGAATTCTAAAATAACAACTCCCAAAGCATTGTACTTTTCTATTTTATCTTTGGTAATTTGTTTGATCTCATCATCTCCAATCCGAATTAAATTTTGCGAAGCATAGAAAAGTTCTGAAATTAAAGCCATCAGCGGCACTTCCCATAAAATAGTTCGATACCAATAGCCTTCAATAATAACTTTCAAGTCACTCCCATCTTGTTCAATTTTCACTTCTGCTGGATTGTATTGATACCCTTGTAAAAAATCCAAATACGTTAGGTCTAAATATGGACAATTATCAGCCAGAAATTGTTTTTCTTTTGCAGTCAATTTTAAATCAACCATTGTATCAACAGTTTCTTTCAATAAAACCGCAAAATTGGGAGGGAAAACATGTTTCCCTCGATTGATAAATGCATATTTGACTTTTACATTTGGAAAAAGTTTGACTACGGCATGCTGCATTGTAAACTTATAAAAATCATTGTCTAAAATCGAATGTAATTGAACTGAAGTCATACTTTCTTAGAAATTATCTGCAATCAATTTTACTAGTTCATTTCGTAATTCAACATTGCTTATTTCACCTTTTTCTACATCAAAATTCTCATTGAAACTTGGCAATGAAAAAACAGCTTTTATATCGGCATTAAAACGAGGGAAATTATTTTTAGCAATTTCTAAAACGCTAGCACCACCTCTGGCTCCTGGCGAAGTAGCCATTAAGAGCATTGTTTTTTCTTGAAATATTTTTGGGTTTATTCGAGAGCACCAATCTACAGTATTTTTGAAAGCAGCACTATAATTTCCGTTATTTTCCGCAAGAGAAACTACTAATAAATCGGCTGAAGCAATTTTATCTAAAAAGGCTTTCGCTAAAGAATGTTGACCAATTGTAGCTTCTTTATCAACACTGAATAATGGCATTTCGTAATCGTTTAAATCCAAAACCTCAACTTGAGCGTTTTCGAACAAACCACTAGCGTAAGTTGCTAATTTTTTATTGATAGATTTTTTACTTGGACTTCCTCCAAAGGCGATAATTTTCATAGTAAATAGTTTTTTATAAAAATAAGTTATAAAATTGAATTTGCAATTTCATTCCCTTATTTTATTACTCTATGATAATATCGTTCTTCACTAAGTTTTTTTAAATTTAATTTTAAACCAAATGAAAGTGGAAAATATTTTCTTAGAACGCTGAATTTTTACCTAAAAATTATTGTTCATTTAAATAGTTAGTAGTAAGTTTGGAAATCTTTTATACTAAAACGATTTAGTAATAAAGTATAATAATTAAAAAATATTAGTATTTATCAGTGATAATACTACATGATAAATAATTTATTAAAACCATTTAACTCATATTATGAACAGAAGAAAAAAGAGTTTAGTACTTATTCTACTAGTAGTGCTATTTTCAAGTTTCACATTAGTGAAAAAAAACAAAAATTTCAAAAGCGACCACTACAGAACTGAGATGCAGAACCTGCATTCAGCTATTGAAAATAATTTCCATGATAAAGTTTCGGGATATTATTTTGTAGAATTAGATCCAACAAAAAGAGAAACAAAATTTGGGCATAAGCGAGAATATAGCTGGCTATGGGCGCTTTGTGCCATGTTTGAAGCTACGAATGAAATTGAAAAAATAGATAAAAATGCAAATTTAGTTGCTGACATTTATAAAAACATGCAGCATTATTACGATCCAGCTCCTCCTAAACCGGGATATGGTGAATACATTGTAAAACTGAGTAAAGGACAACGTTATTACGATGACAATCAATGGATAGGAATTACAGGTTTGGATATTTATGAGCGAACAGGAAAGAAAACCTATTTTGATTTAGGAAAATCAATGTACGACTTTATGATGACAGCTTCAGACACAACACTTGGAGGTGGACTTTACTGGCGAGAAAATGATTTTGAAACCAAAAATACTTGCTCAAATGGACCTGGTGTACTTGTTGCACTTAAGATGTATAAAGCTACCAAAAAACAAGTTTATCTTGATAATGCACTAAATATATACAATTGGACAAATGATAAACTGCAAACACCAACAGGATTGTTTTACGATAATATTAAAATTAAAGATAAAAGTATAGGGAAAGCGATATTTTCATACAACTCAGGTACAATGCTTCAATCGAATGTTTATTTATATGAAATAACAGGAGATAAAAAGTATCTTGAAAGAGCTAATAAAATAGCAGATAGTTCTTTGGCCTATTTTTATGGAGGCGAAAAATTTAGAGATGGTTATTGGTTTAATGGTGTTTTGTTGAGAGGATATCAACACCTTTTAAAATATAATAAGGATTTGAAATACATTTTGGGATTTAAAAAATGCTTAGATAAAGCCTTGAAAGAAGACAAAAATGAAAAGGGATTATTTACATCAAAAGATGGTGCACATAATTTAGTAGAACATGGAGGAATGCTTGAAATATTGGCACGATTTGCTTATCTGGAAGATCATTATGATTTAGGAACTTCTAAATAATTTATTTATAACAATCAATAATTAGCATAGAATTACAAAAAACACATTTATGAATAAATTGAAATTTACCGCTTACTTATTATCTTTCTCCCTATCCTTTTTATTAGTTGAAGATGCATTTTCTCAAAACCTGAATTCGGCAGGAAAATCATTTATTACAACAGAAACTATTGGACAGGTTGAAGGACATGATGTTTTGCAATATACTCTGCAAAATAAAACAGGAATGAAGGTTCAGTTAATTACTTATGGAGCTGCAATTACTAATATAGTAACGCCTGATAAGTTTGGCGAAATGAATAGTGTGGTACTTGGATTCGATTCACTTTCGGATTATGCGGGTTCGCAAAACCAGTTGTTAGGATCTACTGTTGGGCGTGTTGCTAATCGGATTTCAAACAAAAAATTTACAATTGACGGAAAAGAATATACCCTCACTTCTGATATACATGGAGGCGCAAAGGGTTTTGACAAACGTATTTGGAGTAGCAAAAAAATATCCCGAAAAAATGAAGTTGCCATTGAAATGACTTATTTAAGCAAAGATGGAGAAGAAGGTTTTCCAGGGAATTTATTAGTTACGATAACTTTTACTCTCACAAACAGTAACGATTTAGTTATCGATTATAAAGCAACTACCAACAAAGCAACACCGCTTGTACTTACCAACCACTCTTATTTTAATCTTTCGGGTGGAAAAAACACAAAAATACTTGATACAGAATTAACTGTTTATGCCGATAAATATCTTGAATACGGAGACGGTAGTACTATAACTGGAAAAATCATAGATGTAAAAGCAACACCTTTTGATTTTTCTTCATCTAAACCTATAGGAAAGGATATAGACAAAGTACAACAATATACCAACGGTTACGATGTTACGTTTGCATTGCGAAACCAATCTGACAAATTGGTTTTGGCCGCAAAAGCTTTCGAGCCCTTAAGCGGAAGAGAATTAGAAGTTTACACTACAGAACCTGGTGTTGTATTTTATACTGGAAATTGGTTAAGCGAAAAACTCAAGGGACGAAACGGAGTTCCTAACACTAAAAATGGGGCGTTCTGTCTTGAAACTCAACATTATCCAAATTCAATCAACACACCAGCTTTTCCAAATACTATTTTGCGACCGGGTAAAACCTTCACTTCTAAAACAATTTACAGATTCCTTGTTCGCAAGTAAAAATATTAATTTTAATGATGAAGCCAGACTAGATACAAAAAAACCGCAAAATTACTTTTGCGGTTTTTTTATTCTCTTTATTTATCTCTTATAAAAAAGTGAGATTGCTTCGTTCCTCGCAATGACTATACGTTGAAACGGAAATGCATTACATCACCATCTTTTACAATATATTCTTTTCCTTCGACTTTAAATTTTCCAGCTTCTTTACATTTTGCTTCTGAACCGTATTGAACGTAATCTTCATAAGCAATTACTTCGGCACGGATAAATCCTTTTTCGAAATCGGTGTGGATAACTCCTGCTGCTTGTGGCGCTGTAGAACCAATATTAATTGTCCAAGCACGAACTTCTTTTACACCTGCTGTGAAATACGTTTGTTGCTTCAATAATTTGTAAGCAGCACGAATTAAAACAGATGCTCCTGGCTCTGTTAATCCCATATCTTCTAGGAAAACCTGACGCTCTTCGTAGCTTTCTAATTCGGTGATATCAGCCTCAGCTCCTACTGAAAGAATAATTACCTCAGCATCTTCATCTTTAACCAGTTCACGAACTTGGTCAACGTATTTATTTCCATTTACAGCAGAACTTTCGTCAACATTACAAACATACAATACTGGTTTTGCTGTAATTAATTGAAATGACTCCATTAAAACTTCTTCGTCATTACCTTGAGGAATAATTGTTCTTGCAGATTTTGCTTGCAATAAACTCTCTCTGATTCGGTCTAAAAGTGCTTTTTCAGTCTGCGCTTCTTTATTTCCAGTTTTGGCTGCACGGTTTACTTTTTCCAAACGTTTTTCAACATTTTCTAAGTCTTTTAATTGCAACTCAATATCAATCGTTTCTTTGTCACGAATTGGGTTTACATTTCCATCAACGTGAACAATATTATCATTATCAAAACAACGTAATACGTGAATAATAGCATTACATTCTCTAATGTTTCCAAGAAATTGATTTCCTAAACCCTCTCCTTTGCTTGCTCCTTTTACCAAACCTGCGATATCCACGATATCTACAGTTGCCATTTGAACGCGCTCCGGTTTTACCAGTTCTTCCAATTTATTAATTCTTGGATCCGGAACGTTTACAACTCCAATATTAGGTTCGATAGTACAAAACGGAAAGTTAGCACTTTGCGCTTTTGCATTCGATAAACAATTGAATAATGTTGATTTTCCAACATTTGGTAATCCTACAATTCCTGCTTTCATAATATGTCTGTTTACAAATAACTTTAACTGTTACTCGTTTTTTAGTAATTCCTTTTTAAAGTTTGCAAATATAAGATTTAAAAATGCTTGTAAAACAATTTTTTAACATTAATACTTTTTATCCACTTTCTTATATTTTTTTTAACATTATTCATTGTTTTTGTTAAAATATAACTACATTTAAACCGTAATCAACCAATAACCAAACAATCCAACCAATTATGAAAAAAATCATGCTATTATTCTTTTTGCTAAACGTCACATTTATGTTGGCGCAAAAAGAAGTATCGGGAGTCGTAAAAGACAAAACAGGCAATCCTCTTCCAGGGGCTAATGTTCTTGAAAAAGGAACAAAAAATGGTGTTTCTACAGAAATGGACGGTAGTTACAAACTAACTGTAAATGAGGGTGCAACTTTGATTTTTAGTTATATTGGTTACAAAAATGTTACAAAACTAGCCGATGTAGCAATAATCGATGTAGATTTATCAGAAGAAGGAGAACAAGAACTAAAAGAAGTTCAAATTGTAGGCTCAAGAAACTCCAAAAGAACCGTAGTAAATTCAGCAGTTCCTATTGACATTATCAACATTAAAGACGTTACGACTCAAAGTGGTAAAATAGAAATTAACGAAATACTACAATATGCAGCTCCTTCATTCAATGCCAGCAAACAATCAGGATCTGATGGTGCCGATCATATCACACCAGCAACATTAAGAGGTTTAGGTCCAGATCAAACTCTTGTTTTGATTAATGGTAAAAGGAGACATCAATCCTCACTTGTTACTCTTTACGGAACAAAAGGAAGAGGAAACACAGGAACAGATTTAAATGCTATTCCATCAAGTTCTATAAAAAGAATTGAAATTCTTAGAGATGGTGCTGCCGCACAATATGGTTCGGATGCCATTGCAGGAGTGATTAATATTGTGATGAAAGACGATGTTGATCAATTGACTGGAGCAGTAACCTACGGAGCATCAAACACTAATGCTAAAGGAGATTTTCTTCCTGGAACTGCAAATACTAAAGATTTTAGATTAGACCAAAACGGAAATGGGAATTCTTACGGAAAGAATCAATCATTAGATGGTGGCTCATTAACTGTAACTTCTAATTATGGTGTTGCGATTGGTGATAAAGGTGGATACGCTAATTTTACAGGAGAATATATTAACAAAAATAAAAGTTTGCGTCCAGGCTACGATTTCAGAAAAGGATTTGGTGATGCTTCTTTGGAAGGATTTAACTTTTTCGGAAACATGGTAGTCCCTGTGTCTGACAAAACCGAATTTTATGCTTTTGGAGGTCGAGATTTTAGAAAAACTGATGCTTATGCTTTTACTAGAAATAGTACGGAAACTGATGGAGATGACCCTAGTGAACCACAAGTTCCTGCAGCCAATGTGGTAGAATCTGTTTATCCAGGCGGTTATACTCCAAGAATAACTTCAGATGTAATCGATAATTCAATTTCAGCAGGTCTTAGAACAAAAACTGATAGTGGATGGAAAGTAGATATTAGCAATACGTATGGAAAAAATTACTTTCATTATTATATTAAAGGAACAATTAACCCTTCACTAGAACAATTTTCACCTAGTGAATTTGACGCTGGCGGACATAGTTTAAGCCAAAACACTATGAATTTTGATATTTCAAAAAACTATGATACCGTTTTGAAAGGTATGAATCTTGCTTTTGGTGCAGAGTATAGAACCGAGAATTTCGAAATTTTCTCAGGAGAAGTCGGTTCTTATTCAACTTATGATATAAACGGAATTCCAGTAAATAAAAATACTCCAGCATCAGATATTGTATACCTAAAAGATGAAAATGGCAATTATGTGTTAGATTATTTTGGTAATAAAAGGCCTAGACCTGGAAGTTCTCAAGGTTTCCCTGGTTATAGCCCAGACAATGCTGTAAACAAAACCAGAACCAATACCTCATTATACGCAGATTCTGAATTTGATGTAACTGAAAATTTCTTAGTAAGTGGTGCTGTACGTTTTGAAAATTATAGCGATTTTGGAAGTACGTTAAACTGGAAAGTAGCCAGTAGATTAAAATTGGGAAATCATATTAACTTAAGAGGTTCTGTAAGTACTGGTTTCAGAGCACCCTCATTGGCACAAAAATATTACAGCTTACATTTCACCAATATCAATGCAGATGGAGCTGAGGAAATTTTACTTTCTGCAAACGATAGTCCTGTGACAAAAAAGTACGGAATTCAACAATTAAAAGAAGAAACATCATTAAACTCTTCATTAGGATTTACTGCTACTTATGGAAATTTTTCTGCAACAATTGATGGATATTCTATAAATATTGAGAACAGAATCGTACTTACAAGTTATTTCGAAGATGCAACCGCAGCAAGTTTAGGAGTAGATAAAGTGCAATTCTTCGCCAATGCAATTGACACAAAAACCTTAGGATTAGACATAGTACTTACATGGAAGAAAAGATTCGAAAACGCTACTTATGGCGCTAGCTTAATTGGAAATATCAATAATATGAAAATTGAACAAATACATAATGGTAATCTAGATCAAGAAACTTTTTTCGGAAGACGTGAAGCCGCATTTGTTTTAGCTTCAGCTCCAAAAAATAAATTTAGTCTTAACCTTAATTATAGCCTAAATAAATTTGATGCAGGTTTAGCTTTTACACGTTTTAGCGAAGTAGTCTTGGTAGGTTATGATGATTTAGATGATGTATATTCTGCAAAAGTCTCTACAGATTTAACTTTAGGATATCATTTAACAAAAAGTCTTAAATTAAGTATTGGTGCAAATAACTTATTTAATATTTACCCAGACAAACAAGACGAAAGCGGCAACACCGAAGCTGGTGGATACTGGGATGCTGTTCAAATGGGATTCAACGGAGCGTACTATTATACTCGATTAGGTTTTACATTCTAAAAAACAAGTTAAAAATAAAGGACTCTCTCACGAAAGTCCTTTATTTTTTTTAAATTTATTTACACTTTAGTATCTACTATCATGGCAAATTTATTTTCTGGAAAAATGGCTAGCATTTTCGATGCCATGTACCAAACTTTCATCGATTATGATGAGGAATATGAGTTTTTCAATGGATTAATACAAGAAAGAAAGTGTAATTCAATTCTTGAAATTGGAAGTGGAACAGGAAATCTTGCCAAGCGGTTTCAAGAAAACAATCAAAATTACAAAGGTCTTGATTCAAGTCTGAGTATGATTGCAATTGCTCAGGAAAGAAACAAAGATTGCACTTTCATACATGAAGACATGCGTAATTTTAAATTAGAGAACACAGTAGATGCAATCATTATCACCGGTCGATCTACAAGCTATTTAATCAACAATGAAGATGTAATGGACACCTTTGAATCAGTTTATAAAAATTTAAATCCAAACGGTATTATCATTTTTGACATTATTGATGCCAATCGTTTTATCCCTTTTATTAAGGAGAATGAAACAATCATACATAAAGCCTCTTATGAAGGAATAAACTATTTAAGAGAAAGTCAATGGGAGACTACTCCATTTGAAAACTTCACGTTAAATTGGAATGCTAAATACTACCAAACAACAGACAATGAAAAAGAGATTCTTTCTGAGGATTTTTCTACTGTTAGAGTATTTACACTAAACGAAATACAGCTTTTTTTATATCTAAATAATTTTGAAATTCTTAAAGTTATTGACAAAAAAACTTATGCCTATGATACTTATGTAATTATGGCTCAAAAGAAAGCATTCTAATTTAATTGCTGATTTTATTGATAATCTCCAACTCTTTAGCTGTAGGAGTTAATCCAGAAAAATTCCAATAATCAGTCAAAATAGAATTTTTTGCATTAAAGAGTGTCTTATCTTTAAAAACCTGGCTATCATTATAGGTGAAATTTTGGATATTAAAATTAGTCGTTATTAGATTATTCAATATCTCAATATTTTTTATTTCATTACCAACATTAACGCTATAATTGATTTCCTCATTGGAACTAACTAAATAATAATTACCAAGATCTAATCTGTAATTTGTTTTAAACTTAGATCTAATTATATTTTTAGCCCCTTTTGCTGTTTTTTCATCAACAGCAACCAAAGCTTCAGGAGAAATCACTGCTGTTATCTCTATTATTAATTTTCTTTTAACATCATAAACAATTTTAAAATCATCTAACAAATCTGTTGTTTTATCAACAGGTATTGGAGTAGCTATTATATCATTATATCCTTCATTTAAAGCATTTACCTTTACAACAAAAGTATATTTTTTTCTTATTTTCTCATCCAATAATGGTCTCAAAACTGAGAAAACATAATACTTCTCCATCATAGAATTTAAATTATATCCCAAGAGATCCGAAAAAACCAAATCATCAACCAAACCGAAAGAACGATTTTGTTCTAATAATAAAATTGATTTCACCTTTTTTTGTTCTTTATATAATTGAAAATTAATGAGTCCATCATTAAAATAGGTGTAATCTCCATTTAATTTAAAAAACTCTCTAGAATATACTTTTAACCTAGCCGGCACATTAAGAGTTTTAGTTGAATTTTCAACCAAATCTTTAACGATTTCATGTGGATTTTTGCTAGTTATTACAATATCATCCAGTGTATTAAGCTTACTCTTTAGATAAAAAATATTTTCTTCTTGATTTAAAGAAGCCCACTTTATTATAATAGGTAAATAAGAGGAATGTGTAACTTTTAAATTTGATCCACCTTTAAGTTCAAACACAACAGTACCTTCGGTATTAGTCATTAAAACTTGTTTTGTTTTTAAAACTAAAACTACCGCACCATCAACAGGTTGATTCGTATCTACGTCCAACAGTATTACTTTTTTTTCATTGGTTTGCGAAAAAACAGTAAAACATAAAATAAACTGAAACAAAACAAGTATTTTTTTCATATTCATTAAATATAAATAACTAATTCATGAAAAAGCTTTTAAAAATATAAAAAAAAACAATTACAACATCAATTTTATAGAATAAAAAGAATTAAAAAAGTAAGTTTATTATATAAAAAAAACCTGTGCATAAAAACACAGGTTTAGTAAATATAGTGATATAAACTATTATTCGTTGTGTAAAAAAGACTGTCTATTCAATAAAGTCTCTTCAGACTCAACATGATTATCGTCAGGAATACAACAATCAACTGGACATACAGCTGCACATTGAGGCTCATCGTGGAATCCTTTACATTCGGTACATTTTCCTGGAACAATGTAATAGATTTCGTCAGAGATTGGCGTTTGTGCCTCATCTGAATCAACTTCGCTACCATCTGGCAAAATTACTTTCCCTTTTAGTTTTGTTCCATCTTTATATCTCCAATCATCTGCTCCTTCATATATAGCAGTGTTTGGGCATTCTGGTTCACAAGCCCCACAATTGATGCATTCGTCGGTTATTATAATTGCCATTTTTTGTCTAGTTTTTAAAATTGAAAGTTCAAAATCAAAAGTATGATAATTCGAAATACGAATACTCAAACAACTTTTGTCTAAAGCTTATAAAAAGCTTATTTTTGTGCAAAATTACAATCAAAACTTTTCATAAACAAACATTATGACATTAGATACAAAAAAAAGTGCATTTGTTAAACTAGGAGAATTCTTAAATCAATTTAAAGATAAAAATTGTATTAAGAATGAAACTGTATTTGGTAATGATTTGTTTTTTGAAAAATTCATCGATTTAATTCAACTTTCACAATCTCATAATGGTTGGTATACTCCAGAGCAAGTGCGTTTTGCAATTGCATCATGGGCAGAGGCATTAACGGAGGATAATTTAACTAAATGGCTTTCTACCTATGACTTCAGTACTATAAAACATAAAAACGTAGCATTGATACTAGCAGGAAACATTCCACTTGTTGGCTTTCACGATTTCTTATCTGTTATCCTTTCAGGACATAATGCTTTGATTAAAACTTCTTCTAATGACCAAAAGTTACTCCCTTTTCTAGCAAATTATCTAACAACTTTTGACCCAAATTTCAAGAGCAATTTCACATTTGTTGAAGGAAAACTAGAAAATTTTGACGCGGTTATTGCGACTGGGAGTAACAATACTGCTCGTTATTTTGAATACTATTTTAAAAACAAGCCATCAATCATTAGAAAAAACAGAAATTCAGTCGCGGTATTGAATGGCAAGGAAACCAAAGAACAACTACTTGCATTAGGTGAAGATATTTTTAGATATTTCGGATTAGGATGCCGAAATGTTTCTAAACTTTTTGTTCCAAAAGGATATTCATTTGAACCTTTTTTTGAAGCTATTTTTGAATACCAAGATGTTATTCATTATGAAAAATATGCTAATAATTATGATTACAACAAAGCCGTTTTCCTGATGAGTAATTTCAAATTATTAGATAATGGATTTTTGACTATTAAAGAAGATTCGAGTTATGGCTCCCCTATCTCTAGTGTTTTTTATGAATATTATGAAAGCCTAGAAGATTTACAAAACCGTTTGGATAATGAAAGTGAGCAGATTCAGTGTATTGTAAGCAATAATCTTGTAAAAAACAGTATCGAATTTGGAACTACACAAAAACCAAATTTATGGGATTATGCAGATAACGTTGACACCGTTTCTTTTCTATTAACAATATAATTCAATCTTTTTATATTATTATGAATAATTTAATGATTATTCGTACCGTATTTCCGAAATTTGCATTTTTAAAAAATCAGCCTTTAACTATAACTTGAAATTTCCCTATTTCAAAAAGTCCAAAAAAGGATAAAATTGGTAATTTCTTTTGATAGTTAATCGATACAAATAAAAACAAACAGTAACTACACCATGAAAAAACACAACTACAGCCCAGGACCATGTATTTTACCACAAGAAGTTTTTGAAAAATCAGCTCAAGCCATTTTAAATTTTAATGACTCTGGTTTATCTCTTTTAGAAATTTCGCATCGTAGTAAAGATTTTGTCGCTGTAATGGAAGAAGCAAGATCTTTAGTTTTAGAACTTTTGAATTTAAAAGACAAAGGGTATCAAGTCCTATTTCTTGGAGGAGGTGCCAGTTTAGAATTCCTGATGATTCCTTATAACTTAATGAAAGAAAATGGCAAGGCAGCCTATCTGAATACGGGAACTTGGGCATCGGGAGCTATAAAAGAAGCAAAAATTTTCGGTACAACTGATGTTGTTGCTTCTTCAGAAGAACAAAATTTTAATCATATCCCGAAAGGATATACTATACCTGCAGATGCAGATTATTTCCACTGTACTAGTAACAATACTATTTTTGGAACTCAAATGAAAGAATTTCCAGAAACTAATATTCCGCTTGTTTGCGATATGAGTTCTGATATTTTTTCTAGAAAAATTGATTTTTCAAAATTTGATATTATTTACGCTGGAGCTCAAAAAAATATGGGTCCTGCTGGAACTACTTTGGTCGTTATCAAAGAGGAAGTTCTTGGAAAAACTGGACGTACAATCCCAAGTATGTTAGATTATGCTAAACATATCAAAGCAGAAAGTATGTACAATACTCCTCCTGTTTTCCCTGTTTATGCTTCTTTATTGACTTTACAATGGTTAAAAAAACTAGGTGGAATTGAGGCTATCGAAAAGATAAACGATGCTAAAGCGGCTTTACTTTATGCAGAAATAGACAGGAATCCATTATTCAAAGGATCGGCTGCAGTTGAAGACCGTTCTAATATGAATGCAACATTTTTATTAAACGACGAATCACATGCTGCTAAATTTGACGAAATGTGGAAAGCTGCTGGGATTTCTGGATTACCAGGACATCGTTCTGTAGGAGGTTATAGAGCGTCTATGTACAATGCACTTCCATTGGAAAGCGTTCAAGTTCTTGTTGATGTAATGAAAGAGCTTGAGAAGAGTATTTAGTATTCAGATGGCAGATTTCAGTATTTTCAGTAGAGAAAATTGATGTTCTCCTTTAGATAAAGATTATATTAAAACATGAAGCCCTAGCCCTGATAGTAGTGAAAATCCTTTTTGAGGCTTTTTTGCCGAAAAAAGATTGAAACGGATAGCAGGATAAAGCTCCAAAACAACAATTATACATGAAGATATTAGCAAACGACGGAATTTCTAAAAGCGGTATTACTGCGCTGGAAAAATTTGGTTTTGAAGTTATTACCACAAAAGTAGCACAGGAACAAGTTGCTAATTTTATAAACAAAAACGATATTGGAGTTCTATTGGTTCGAAGCGCTACTAAGGTTCGCA
The Flavobacterium sp. 5 DNA segment above includes these coding regions:
- the pncB gene encoding nicotinate phosphoribosyltransferase, whose protein sequence is MTSVQLHSILDNDFYKFTMQHAVVKLFPNVKVKYAFINRGKHVFPPNFAVLLKETVDTMVDLKLTAKEKQFLADNCPYLDLTYLDFLQGYQYNPAEVKIEQDGSDLKVIIEGYWYRTILWEVPLMALISELFYASQNLIRIGDDEIKQITKDKIEKYNALGVVILEFGTRRRHSYKVHRLVNETLDVFGSNSFLGTSNVHLAMLQNRKPSGTHAHEWFMFHASQYGFKVANAISLENWTKVYVGDLGIALTDTYTTDVFFEQFNKKYSKLFDGVRHDSGDPIEFAKKTIAHYEQMGIDPKSKIIVFSDSLNFDKVKVIADFCRDKIKMSFGIGTNFSNDVGLPAMNMVIKLTDAKPENSHWEGVVKLSDEKNKHTGTPKMIALAKQVLGIEV
- a CDS encoding NADPH-dependent FMN reductase, producing MKIIAFGGSPSKKSINKKLATYASGLFENAQVEVLDLNDYEMPLFSVDKEATIGQHSLAKAFLDKIASADLLVVSLAENNGNYSAAFKNTVDWCSRINPKIFQEKTMLLMATSPGARGGASVLEIAKNNFPRFNADIKAVFSLPSFNENFDVEKGEISNVELRNELVKLIADNF
- a CDS encoding glycoside hydrolase family 76 protein, which translates into the protein MKKNKNFKSDHYRTEMQNLHSAIENNFHDKVSGYYFVELDPTKRETKFGHKREYSWLWALCAMFEATNEIEKIDKNANLVADIYKNMQHYYDPAPPKPGYGEYIVKLSKGQRYYDDNQWIGITGLDIYERTGKKTYFDLGKSMYDFMMTASDTTLGGGLYWRENDFETKNTCSNGPGVLVALKMYKATKKQVYLDNALNIYNWTNDKLQTPTGLFYDNIKIKDKSIGKAIFSYNSGTMLQSNVYLYEITGDKKYLERANKIADSSLAYFYGGEKFRDGYWFNGVLLRGYQHLLKYNKDLKYILGFKKCLDKALKEDKNEKGLFTSKDGAHNLVEHGGMLEILARFAYLEDHYDLGTSK
- a CDS encoding aldose epimerase family protein, with translation MNKLKFTAYLLSFSLSFLLVEDAFSQNLNSAGKSFITTETIGQVEGHDVLQYTLQNKTGMKVQLITYGAAITNIVTPDKFGEMNSVVLGFDSLSDYAGSQNQLLGSTVGRVANRISNKKFTIDGKEYTLTSDIHGGAKGFDKRIWSSKKISRKNEVAIEMTYLSKDGEEGFPGNLLVTITFTLTNSNDLVIDYKATTNKATPLVLTNHSYFNLSGGKNTKILDTELTVYADKYLEYGDGSTITGKIIDVKATPFDFSSSKPIGKDIDKVQQYTNGYDVTFALRNQSDKLVLAAKAFEPLSGRELEVYTTEPGVVFYTGNWLSEKLKGRNGVPNTKNGAFCLETQHYPNSINTPAFPNTILRPGKTFTSKTIYRFLVRK
- the ychF gene encoding redox-regulated ATPase YchF, whose product is MKAGIVGLPNVGKSTLFNCLSNAKAQSANFPFCTIEPNIGVVNVPDPRINKLEELVKPERVQMATVDIVDIAGLVKGASKGEGLGNQFLGNIRECNAIIHVLRCFDNDNIVHVDGNVNPIRDKETIDIELQLKDLENVEKRLEKVNRAAKTGNKEAQTEKALLDRIRESLLQAKSARTIIPQGNDEEVLMESFQLITAKPVLYVCNVDESSAVNGNKYVDQVRELVKDEDAEVIILSVGAEADITELESYEERQVFLEDMGLTEPGASVLIRAAYKLLKQQTYFTAGVKEVRAWTINIGSTAPQAAGVIHTDFEKGFIRAEVIAYEDYVQYGSEAKCKEAGKFKVEGKEYIVKDGDVMHFRFNV